In the Chryseobacterium sp. MYb264 genome, one interval contains:
- a CDS encoding phage tail sheath family protein: protein MNYKTPGVYVEEHEKFPPSVAQVETAIPAFIGYTEEGELNKPTRISSMLEYENLFGKANPETFAVAFKDGVATATQPKVSDFKMYYAMQMYFANGGGPCYIISVGNYSEVKVDELQAGLKLLRKEDEPTLIVFPDLQGLVATDAEVYNASVAKIDAEKAFDAAALAETAAETAAGQAAAHLTQAEQDDKAAQAASDADPGDAALAAAAVAAAAALVAAKKASDAAEQALSDATADKFTLSAIKYDAAGNFNKVEFANSDLSITKAYSLYNDALRQAEALKDRFVIMDVLGNDVIFRREVGTEGLNYGAAYHPKLKTALTYDFSDSGISVTGVSGVTTLEALKFKNSELYNQAKKAIEAEAVVLSPSSAIAGVYATVDNTSGVFKAPANIGLNYVVAPVSKISNKEQDDLNVDTSTGKSINAIRAFAGKGTLVWGARTLDGNSNEWRYISVRRFFSMVEESVKKATERFVFEPNTANTWIRVQTMIENFLNQQWQDGALAGSKPEEAYYVSVGLNKTMSAQDILEGRMNIEIGMAAVRPAEFIVLRFSHKLQEA from the coding sequence ATGAATTACAAAACCCCTGGAGTCTATGTGGAGGAACACGAGAAATTTCCACCTTCCGTAGCACAAGTTGAAACAGCTATTCCTGCTTTTATTGGTTATACAGAAGAGGGAGAGCTTAATAAGCCGACAAGAATTTCTTCTATGCTGGAATACGAAAATCTTTTTGGAAAGGCGAACCCTGAAACTTTTGCTGTAGCTTTCAAAGATGGCGTTGCCACTGCAACACAGCCTAAAGTAAGCGATTTCAAAATGTATTATGCGATGCAAATGTATTTTGCCAATGGCGGAGGACCATGTTATATTATCTCTGTCGGGAATTATTCTGAGGTAAAGGTAGATGAGTTGCAGGCGGGTCTGAAGCTGTTGAGAAAAGAAGACGAACCTACGCTTATTGTTTTCCCGGACCTTCAAGGCTTAGTAGCTACCGATGCAGAAGTGTATAATGCTTCTGTTGCTAAAATTGATGCTGAAAAAGCTTTTGATGCTGCAGCTTTGGCTGAAACTGCTGCCGAAACTGCTGCTGGTCAGGCTGCTGCTCACCTGACTCAGGCTGAGCAAGATGATAAAGCTGCACAGGCTGCCTCTGATGCTGATCCGGGAGATGCTGCTCTTGCAGCCGCTGCTGTGGCTGCTGCTGCCGCTCTTGTTGCTGCCAAAAAAGCCTCCGATGCTGCAGAACAGGCACTTAGTGATGCGACTGCTGATAAATTTACTTTATCTGCTATTAAATATGATGCTGCCGGTAATTTTAATAAAGTAGAATTTGCGAATTCAGATCTTTCGATTACCAAAGCGTATTCTTTATATAATGATGCTCTTAGGCAGGCTGAAGCATTAAAGGACAGATTCGTTATTATGGATGTTCTTGGGAATGATGTTATTTTCAGAAGAGAAGTAGGTACTGAAGGGTTAAATTACGGAGCTGCTTATCATCCAAAATTAAAAACAGCGCTAACTTATGATTTCAGTGATTCCGGAATATCAGTAACGGGGGTATCCGGAGTGACTACTTTGGAAGCATTGAAATTCAAGAACTCTGAATTATACAATCAGGCTAAAAAAGCAATTGAAGCTGAAGCCGTGGTATTATCGCCTTCATCTGCAATCGCAGGAGTATATGCAACCGTAGACAATACTTCCGGCGTATTCAAAGCACCGGCAAATATAGGATTAAACTATGTTGTGGCACCTGTTTCAAAAATTTCAAATAAAGAACAGGATGATCTTAATGTAGACACTTCTACAGGAAAATCCATCAACGCGATCAGAGCATTTGCCGGAAAAGGAACCTTGGTTTGGGGAGCAAGAACATTAGACGGAAACAGCAATGAGTGGAGATATATCTCTGTACGTCGTTTCTTCAGTATGGTAGAAGAGTCTGTGAAAAAAGCGACAGAGCGTTTCGTTTTCGAACCGAATACAGCGAATACCTGGATCCGTGTTCAGACGATGATCGAGAATTTCTTAAATCAACAGTGGCAGGATGGCGCATTGGCCGGAAGCAAGCCAGAAGAAGCTTATTACGTAAGCGTAGGTTTAAATAAAACGATGTCTGCACAGGATATTCTGGAAGGAAGAATGAATATCGAGATCGGTATGGCAGCGGTTCGTCCGGCTGAATTTATCGTGCTTCGTTTTTCTCACAAATTACAGGAAGCTTAA
- a CDS encoding phage tail sheath family protein, with amino-acid sequence MQNPTTPGVSVEEITRLPNSISLVDTAIPAFIGYTQLTPVGYTNKPRKISSLLEYKKYFGEAKEESIRLQDIDGKGIQIIAPEAKFLMYYSLQMYFANGGGPCYIVSVGNYTEAGVQYPHLNTGLEAIKDIEELSLIVFPDAVSLTDEDEFYLIYKQAIQQAKSIKNRFLLLDTYLGDSTILSDNKNTIENLRKGISELTTHAAAYFPHLTTILNYTFDEDTIPIVHKGLQKEGQTSAVFYAKEINALTELQSLASAEIESGNANGFVLADLLSQTVAITAEINETADEMSNGTPDAKAALVKAIEDAQEVVDAIRTGIIDDFVIPEGLNKETPLFKGEFSDLIDAILGVKDEVGAADGLTLQSLQLANSALYHQVKKEIMSLKVVLPPSSTMAGLYGRIDNVRGVWKAPANVSLSYVTAPTEKISDKEQSTLNVHDSGSINTIRTFTGKGHLVWGARTFDGQNENWKYINVRRYYDLIELSIKRALVDGKFINQPNIPHTWLKAKTMIENFLNQQWVEGALAGSTPEEAYDVKVKGDDIKPKTMNISIEIALSRPAEFITLNFSHQLQQS; translated from the coding sequence ATGCAAAATCCAACAACACCAGGTGTTTCAGTTGAAGAAATTACGCGACTTCCGAATTCAATTTCATTAGTAGACACGGCAATCCCTGCCTTTATAGGATATACTCAGTTAACGCCTGTTGGCTATACTAATAAACCCCGCAAAATTAGCTCTCTTTTAGAATATAAAAAATATTTCGGGGAAGCCAAAGAAGAAAGTATCCGGCTTCAGGATATTGACGGCAAAGGAATCCAGATTATAGCGCCCGAAGCAAAATTTTTAATGTATTATTCGCTTCAGATGTATTTCGCGAATGGTGGTGGCCCGTGTTACATTGTTTCTGTTGGAAATTACACAGAGGCAGGCGTTCAATATCCCCATCTGAACACCGGTTTAGAGGCGATCAAAGATATCGAAGAGCTTTCGCTTATTGTTTTTCCGGATGCGGTATCATTAACAGATGAAGATGAATTCTACCTTATTTATAAACAGGCAATACAGCAGGCTAAATCGATAAAAAACAGATTCCTACTGTTAGATACGTATTTAGGTGATTCTACCATCTTATCAGATAATAAGAATACGATTGAGAATCTCAGAAAAGGAATTAGCGAACTAACCACGCATGCTGCAGCATATTTCCCGCACTTAACCACTATTCTGAATTATACCTTTGATGAGGATACCATACCGATCGTACATAAAGGTCTTCAAAAGGAGGGACAGACCAGCGCTGTTTTTTATGCTAAAGAAATTAATGCTTTAACAGAATTACAAAGTCTTGCCAGTGCTGAAATCGAAAGTGGAAATGCCAATGGTTTTGTATTGGCAGACTTACTGAGCCAGACGGTTGCCATTACGGCAGAAATCAATGAAACTGCCGATGAAATGTCGAACGGGACACCGGATGCAAAAGCTGCTTTGGTAAAAGCAATCGAAGATGCGCAGGAGGTAGTGGATGCCATCCGTACCGGAATTATTGATGATTTTGTAATTCCTGAAGGCTTAAACAAAGAAACACCTCTTTTTAAAGGAGAATTCAGTGACCTGATCGATGCCATTCTTGGGGTTAAAGATGAGGTAGGAGCAGCAGATGGATTAACACTTCAAAGTCTGCAATTAGCTAATTCTGCATTATATCACCAGGTGAAAAAAGAGATCATGAGTCTGAAAGTGGTTTTACCTCCGTCTTCCACAATGGCAGGATTATATGGAAGAATTGATAATGTAAGAGGCGTGTGGAAAGCACCGGCAAATGTTAGTCTTAGCTACGTTACGGCTCCTACGGAAAAAATATCAGATAAAGAACAGTCTACCCTGAATGTGCATGATTCAGGATCCATCAATACCATCCGGACTTTTACAGGAAAAGGCCATCTGGTTTGGGGCGCAAGAACCTTTGACGGACAGAATGAGAATTGGAAATACATCAATGTACGCCGTTATTATGATCTGATCGAACTTTCAATCAAAAGAGCATTGGTGGACGGAAAATTCATTAATCAGCCTAATATTCCGCATACCTGGCTAAAAGCAAAAACGATGATTGAAAATTTTCTGAATCAGCAGTGGGTCGAAGGCGCATTGGCGGGCAGTACACCTGAAGAAGCTTATGATGTTAAAGTTAAAGGAGATGACATTAAGCCTAAAACCATGAATATATCTATAGAAATTGCTTTATCACGCCCTGCGGAATTCATCACCCTGAATTTTTCACACCAATTACAACAATCATAA
- a CDS encoding DUF4255 domain-containing protein, with product MIDNVLTILKNKLNDPVHGLKDGNQSGEIAVVENIVKSEADDTSAVANKVVITLLNVEEESTLKNRSWYTRTVRTETPLQYDMEKQNPPAYLNLYVMIAANRDAYEKSLSDISKVIEIFQTNSVLEYNGFKFRIELHSIPFEQLSYVWGLLGGKVMPSAFYKISVVEIAATAKEDINLIDEVAIESFKVD from the coding sequence ATGATAGATAATGTACTGACAATTTTAAAGAATAAACTGAATGATCCGGTTCACGGATTAAAAGACGGTAATCAAAGCGGCGAAATTGCGGTTGTTGAGAATATCGTTAAAAGTGAAGCTGATGATACGTCCGCTGTGGCCAATAAAGTAGTGATTACTTTACTGAATGTTGAAGAGGAATCTACCCTGAAAAACAGATCATGGTATACCAGAACAGTGAGAACTGAAACACCGCTTCAATATGACATGGAAAAGCAAAATCCACCGGCTTATTTAAATTTATATGTGATGATTGCTGCCAACAGAGATGCATACGAAAAATCACTATCTGATATCTCCAAAGTGATTGAGATTTTCCAGACCAATAGTGTCTTAGAGTACAATGGCTTCAAATTCAGAATTGAATTACATTCTATTCCTTTTGAGCAGCTGAGTTACGTATGGGGATTATTAGGCGGAAAGGTGATGCCTTCTGCATTCTATAAAATCAGTGTAGTGGAGATAGCGGCAACTGCAAAAGAAGATATTAACTTAATTGACGAAGTAGCGATAGAAAGCTTTAAAGTTGATTAA
- a CDS encoding contractile injection system tape measure protein — translation MKSDHIIQKVFVEITVNNKEKAYQIKDNISSFLSADVFPEIEKYINSLEHTLAGRTLQIPHLEFNLDVKSSSLNTELKEKIAELFKEELSEIIRPLETLDHEGEKDAKAYLVGNQEKLVQTFIYFLETGSMPWWNSEKKGIDFLEPTVFEMLLLTPSLQKSLISILPKQNVRDRIIYQLPDRQIAQLCRIILENKEAEINLESVIISRISKMSSDKRIFIWQFVLNLLSEYLATSKNNLREYLLQQVSTASLAGLSTLKGNHKQWKTVVEIFPFITENEILENIEKIHESIENIKNNAIPIHENSEKSVKKIIQDHPFAQENTVQNNGQYVQNTGLILIHPFMKTFFEHCDLWNAKNQELIDPERCTHLLHYIATGKTNAAEYDMLFEKFLCNIPLNQTINRHIKLSRKHKAQAKNVIESVQHNWAPMKKSSPALLQNEFFQRPGKLVTTDYDYTLTVERKTQDILLDKLGWGIGLVKLPWKEKFMLVNW, via the coding sequence GTGAAATCAGATCATATTATTCAGAAAGTTTTTGTTGAAATTACCGTCAACAATAAAGAAAAAGCCTACCAGATCAAAGACAACATCAGCAGTTTTCTCTCTGCTGATGTTTTCCCTGAAATAGAAAAATACATCAATTCTTTAGAGCATACATTAGCGGGACGTACGCTGCAAATCCCTCATCTTGAGTTCAATCTGGATGTAAAAAGCAGTTCGCTGAATACTGAATTAAAAGAAAAAATAGCCGAGCTTTTTAAAGAAGAACTTTCTGAAATTATACGGCCTCTTGAAACTTTGGATCATGAAGGAGAAAAAGACGCTAAAGCTTATCTGGTGGGCAATCAGGAGAAATTAGTACAAACTTTTATTTATTTTTTAGAAACCGGATCGATGCCCTGGTGGAATTCAGAGAAAAAAGGCATTGACTTTTTGGAACCGACGGTGTTTGAGATGCTGCTACTCACTCCAAGTCTTCAGAAAAGCCTGATTTCCATTCTGCCAAAGCAAAATGTTAGGGATAGAATCATCTATCAGCTTCCGGACAGGCAAATTGCCCAACTGTGCCGGATCATTTTGGAAAATAAGGAAGCGGAAATCAATTTAGAATCAGTTATTATCAGTCGTATCTCCAAAATGAGTTCTGACAAAAGAATTTTCATCTGGCAATTTGTTTTAAACCTATTATCCGAGTATCTAGCCACTTCAAAAAATAATCTAAGGGAATATCTTTTACAACAAGTCTCAACAGCATCGCTAGCAGGATTGTCTACCCTAAAAGGCAACCATAAACAATGGAAAACTGTTGTTGAGATATTCCCTTTTATCACAGAAAATGAAATTCTCGAAAACATTGAAAAAATTCATGAAAGTATTGAAAACATCAAAAATAATGCTATACCAATACATGAAAACAGTGAAAAATCAGTAAAGAAAATCATTCAGGATCATCCTTTCGCTCAGGAAAATACAGTGCAAAATAATGGACAATACGTTCAAAATACGGGGCTTATTCTGATTCATCCTTTTATGAAAACTTTTTTTGAGCATTGTGATCTCTGGAACGCTAAAAATCAAGAACTTATCGACCCCGAACGGTGTACCCATCTGCTTCATTATATCGCTACGGGAAAAACAAACGCTGCGGAATACGACATGCTTTTTGAAAAGTTCTTATGCAATATTCCTTTGAATCAAACCATTAACAGGCATATTAAACTTTCGCGAAAACACAAGGCACAGGCTAAAAATGTAATCGAAAGCGTACAGCACAACTGGGCTCCGATGAAAAAGTCCTCTCCTGCCTTATTACAAAACGAATTTTTCCAGCGTCCGGGTAAGCTGGTTACAACAGATTATGACTACACCTTAACCGTAGAACGAAAAACACAGGATATTTTACTGGATAAGCTTGGTTGGGGAATTGGTCTGGTGAAATTACCGTGGAAAGAAAAGTTTATGCTGGTGAACTGGTGA
- a CDS encoding AHH domain-containing protein yields the protein MKAAKPVDVDHKSHQNQNKKQRQKMPAVIPLSEVDMAHSQTQKSGESSAQTGLPNPNRMGLNGMIAPVHGSQTIYDQGSQIMYTRFQQSLSETSDINHPDTQLAEKKYIASLSIDQIADYHQLKSGTYLPKTMEEQAEAHQQNKKEQEAKQSSHATNKISDADLSLADLSNSSATQLAERFNTVQDNSTALLNSQTEKATHQLPKVNAKTGSAFSGAVSKNKTTTDKTVTKSSKKTVKSVAQQPKSKEISFPQNEPLKKTSYSFSKAENKNAGFEKQALHELKSVTLNTSAIPTTMQQNAYVDLTGEADTENLSIERNDVAQDLTIKKNQAAKDIHKDHGEHNIIKKPNDEMLKSSCKINSKAVKKKPLDTLKMDGMDEATINAQFEPMIHSKIGAENEKYQAAELEHNQKVLAQEKATEAQIGTEKKQSQEKQRKSVKDAQTDVHHSRVEWQSALDKTESDFAKKSGDHAKATLGNIKTEKSKGETTAQGHIDTANKAALKEKTAADTKAKNKKSEMDKQSGGFFGWVSDKVSQFIDALKDALNIIFTALRKAVKAIFDAAKTLVLAALELARKAIVNLIKAFASLLKGFLDIALAAFPGIRDRLKAKIDKFVAVAEKFVNQTFEAFKKAVVAAIDFLADVVDQLIGALQDFYNLILDAVNFIVAGIIKIMEGLANLVSSAMVMPDNFMGQISEEFLGMDVTRPLPFEKTVMPELSGSASDSEYSDLLGKNSYNEEDFHVEPQTNNMELSPEILSQLQDSNGEINFGNNNNTLDLFKQSAAGSEDMQGETSTAEKQDIPADSYAQADWFINYQNNQSPPSTDTDSASGKNAATESSMPEDMKLVGPWTPLVRMYYLKEQMWAGIKKNWAENKWKYIGIGAAIVLGITALAILTAGAIFSLIPPALEIFATIMMAQAIAKASGFFKTFMTDGWLGKTATAGKALARAIGIILVELIFILLFDSAALFKVLKTAAKGGVKGVVNLAKTGAKSTLKAGKNALVATGKGFVKQAGKAKFFVQGIGKGIAKGAKNLDELGENLAKRFKFKGFKIVVKGFKFYLYGSVNPWVLLASGEVKHIDDELSQGKKVGDKLEVDGIQARLIGQEDIEIVSPLGKDIGGSGFSGSRKVRDMAAQSIDKNKKIFKRIEKIDADDMLSAAEKSKKINSQLSSPSASALAKLKSAIKKEIKDRNKKGLLPEEAFPSRYEAHHIVPKEMEIQFGKVFDELGINLDEAFNGTMLPPVREFDEVVENAKNTLKDSEIPANFWNRAKHKSHPRYNEQISVELKKIFSDFNKMNLEQKAFAKDKFYKLVSEQKEILHILTESGDLRILR from the coding sequence ATGAAAGCAGCAAAACCTGTAGATGTAGACCATAAATCCCATCAGAACCAGAATAAAAAGCAAAGGCAGAAAATGCCGGCGGTAATTCCTTTATCTGAAGTGGATATGGCTCATTCCCAAACACAAAAATCCGGAGAGTCGTCGGCACAGACCGGATTACCTAACCCTAATCGGATGGGTCTCAATGGCATGATCGCTCCCGTTCATGGTTCGCAAACCATTTATGATCAGGGTTCACAGATTATGTATACGCGGTTTCAGCAAAGTTTATCCGAAACCTCAGATATCAATCATCCGGATACCCAGCTGGCTGAGAAAAAGTATATAGCCAGTTTAAGCATTGATCAGATAGCCGATTATCATCAGTTAAAATCGGGAACTTACCTTCCTAAAACCATGGAAGAACAGGCTGAAGCCCATCAACAAAATAAAAAGGAACAAGAAGCTAAACAAAGTAGCCATGCAACCAATAAAATCAGCGACGCAGATTTATCACTGGCAGACCTCTCTAATTCTTCAGCTACCCAATTGGCAGAGCGTTTTAATACCGTTCAAGATAACAGCACAGCTCTTTTAAACAGCCAAACAGAAAAAGCAACCCATCAGCTTCCAAAAGTAAATGCAAAAACAGGAAGTGCTTTCTCCGGAGCTGTCTCTAAAAATAAAACAACCACGGATAAAACAGTTACAAAGTCAAGCAAAAAAACGGTTAAATCTGTTGCTCAGCAACCGAAATCAAAAGAAATTTCATTTCCTCAGAATGAACCGTTGAAAAAAACCAGCTACTCTTTCAGCAAAGCCGAAAATAAAAATGCAGGATTTGAAAAACAAGCTCTCCATGAGCTAAAATCCGTCACATTAAATACTTCTGCCATTCCGACAACCATGCAGCAAAATGCATATGTAGATCTTACGGGAGAAGCGGATACAGAAAACCTGTCCATTGAACGAAACGATGTTGCACAAGATTTGACGATTAAAAAGAATCAGGCAGCAAAAGACATTCATAAAGATCATGGCGAACACAACATCATCAAGAAACCGAATGATGAAATGTTAAAGTCTTCCTGCAAAATAAACTCTAAAGCGGTTAAAAAGAAACCTCTTGATACCCTGAAAATGGATGGTATGGATGAAGCTACCATTAACGCTCAGTTTGAACCGATGATTCATTCCAAAATAGGAGCCGAAAACGAGAAGTATCAGGCTGCCGAGTTGGAGCATAATCAAAAAGTACTTGCACAGGAAAAGGCAACCGAAGCGCAGATCGGGACAGAAAAAAAACAGTCTCAGGAGAAGCAGCGAAAATCGGTGAAAGATGCCCAGACGGATGTTCACCATTCAAGAGTTGAATGGCAAAGCGCACTTGATAAAACAGAATCAGATTTTGCAAAAAAATCAGGTGACCATGCGAAAGCTACTCTTGGAAATATAAAAACAGAAAAAAGCAAAGGTGAAACTACTGCTCAGGGGCATATTGATACAGCCAACAAAGCTGCTCTCAAAGAAAAAACGGCTGCTGACACCAAAGCAAAAAATAAAAAATCTGAAATGGATAAACAAAGCGGAGGTTTCTTCGGTTGGGTGTCCGACAAAGTTTCACAATTTATTGATGCCCTTAAAGATGCTTTGAATATTATTTTCACCGCACTCAGAAAAGCGGTAAAAGCTATTTTTGATGCTGCTAAAACACTTGTATTAGCTGCATTAGAGCTGGCCCGAAAAGCAATTGTAAATCTTATCAAAGCGTTTGCCTCTTTATTAAAAGGCTTCCTGGATATTGCGTTGGCAGCGTTTCCTGGTATCAGAGACCGACTGAAAGCTAAAATAGATAAGTTCGTTGCTGTCGCCGAAAAATTCGTAAATCAAACGTTTGAGGCCTTCAAAAAAGCAGTTGTTGCAGCCATTGATTTTCTGGCTGATGTTGTTGATCAATTGATTGGAGCGTTACAGGATTTTTACAATCTCATTCTCGATGCTGTCAATTTTATTGTGGCTGGAATTATAAAAATAATGGAAGGTTTGGCGAATTTAGTAAGTTCAGCTATGGTAATGCCTGATAATTTTATGGGACAAATTTCCGAAGAGTTCCTGGGAATGGATGTCACGAGGCCATTACCGTTTGAAAAAACAGTAATGCCTGAGCTATCTGGTTCAGCATCAGATTCAGAATATTCTGATTTGTTGGGTAAAAACTCTTACAATGAAGAAGATTTTCATGTTGAGCCACAAACAAATAATATGGAATTGAGCCCTGAAATTCTTTCACAATTACAGGACAGCAACGGTGAAATTAATTTCGGAAACAATAACAATACCCTTGATCTATTTAAACAATCTGCTGCTGGTTCAGAAGATATGCAAGGAGAAACAAGCACCGCAGAAAAACAAGACATTCCTGCTGATTCTTATGCTCAGGCCGATTGGTTTATCAATTACCAAAATAATCAATCACCACCAAGTACAGATACAGACAGTGCTTCCGGTAAAAACGCGGCGACGGAAAGTTCAATGCCTGAAGATATGAAATTGGTTGGTCCTTGGACTCCTTTGGTTCGTATGTATTATCTAAAAGAACAGATGTGGGCAGGAATTAAGAAAAACTGGGCAGAAAATAAATGGAAATATATTGGCATAGGAGCAGCAATTGTTCTCGGAATCACTGCATTGGCGATTCTCACAGCTGGAGCCATTTTCTCACTTATTCCTCCTGCTCTGGAAATCTTTGCTACTATAATGATGGCACAAGCTATTGCAAAAGCGAGTGGTTTCTTCAAAACATTTATGACTGATGGTTGGCTAGGAAAAACAGCTACCGCAGGAAAAGCTTTAGCAAGAGCAATCGGGATTATTTTAGTTGAATTAATTTTCATACTTTTATTCGATTCTGCCGCATTGTTTAAAGTATTAAAAACAGCAGCTAAAGGCGGAGTGAAAGGAGTGGTTAACTTAGCCAAAACGGGAGCGAAAAGCACTTTGAAAGCCGGAAAAAATGCTCTTGTTGCTACCGGAAAAGGGTTTGTAAAACAGGCTGGTAAAGCGAAGTTCTTTGTTCAGGGGATAGGAAAAGGAATAGCTAAAGGTGCTAAAAATTTAGACGAGTTAGGTGAAAACTTAGCGAAACGTTTTAAATTTAAAGGATTTAAAATTGTTGTAAAAGGATTTAAATTTTATCTTTACGGAAGCGTTAATCCTTGGGTTTTACTAGCAAGTGGAGAAGTGAAACATATAGATGACGAATTATCACAAGGTAAAAAAGTAGGAGATAAACTTGAAGTTGATGGAATACAGGCAAGACTCATTGGTCAAGAAGATATTGAAATTGTATCACCTTTAGGAAAAGACATAGGAGGTTCTGGATTTAGCGGAAGCCGAAAAGTTAGAGATATGGCAGCTCAATCTATTGATAAAAATAAAAAGATATTTAAAAGAATAGAAAAGATAGATGCAGACGATATGTTATCAGCCGCTGAAAAAAGTAAAAAAATAAATAGTCAATTGAGTTCACCATCAGCAAGTGCTTTAGCTAAATTGAAATCTGCTATTAAAAAAGAAATAAAGGATAGAAATAAAAAGGGATTACTTCCAGAAGAAGCTTTCCCTTCTCGTTATGAAGCTCATCATATTGTACCTAAAGAGATGGAAATACAGTTTGGTAAAGTGTTTGACGAATTGGGAATTAATTTAGATGAAGCTTTTAATGGAACAATGCTTCCGCCTGTAAGAGAGTTTGATGAAGTAGTAGAAAATGCAAAAAACACTTTAAAAGACTCTGAAATTCCTGCTAATTTTTGGAATAGGGCTAAACATAAGTCACATCCACGATATAATGAGCAAATTTCTGTTGAATTGAAAAAAATATTTTCAGATTTTAATAAAATGAATTTAGAACAAAAAGCATTTGCTAAGGATAAGTTTTATAAGTTAGTGAGTGAACAAAAAGAAATTTTGCATATATTAACTGAAAGTGGCGATTTACGAATTTTAAGATAA
- a CDS encoding imm11 family protein has protein sequence MKYYFLKHIINEGDIYIPFEYGDSIELLRDNKDSKLKKIPFVGKNETDYYSITGHVVSNDFKNFLEINKIPNIEFVSIDFLNKKNKKLSAFSIRFTNTEDCIDYEKSDVVIILDKIREINKIYFKKDFNAKFFLIKGYDYEIVVNNELKDEMEKNNIKGISFTLIDENYKF, from the coding sequence ATGAAATATTATTTTTTAAAACATATTATTAACGAAGGAGACATATATATTCCTTTTGAATATGGTGATAGCATAGAATTATTAAGAGATAATAAAGATTCTAAACTAAAAAAAATACCATTTGTAGGAAAAAATGAAACAGATTATTACTCAATAACAGGTCATGTAGTTTCTAATGATTTTAAAAATTTTTTGGAAATAAATAAAATTCCTAATATTGAGTTTGTTTCTATTGATTTTTTAAATAAAAAGAATAAAAAGTTAAGTGCTTTCTCTATTAGATTTACTAATACAGAAGATTGTATTGATTATGAAAAATCAGATGTTGTAATAATTCTTGATAAAATTAGAGAAATAAACAAGATATATTTCAAAAAAGATTTTAATGCAAAATTCTTTCTTATTAAGGGCTACGATTATGAAATAGTTGTTAACAATGAACTGAAGGACGAAATGGAAAAAAATAACATAAAAGGCATAAGTTTTACTTTAATAGATGAAAATTACAAGTTCTAG
- a CDS encoding AHH domain-containing protein codes for MKEISDELAKGKKLGDEVEVDGIQNSQLSSPSASALYKLKSSIKKEIKDRNKKGLLPEEAMPSDYQAHHIVPKEMEIYFGKAFDELGINLDEAFNGTMLPPVHKFDEVVEKARNTLKDSEIPANFWNRAKYQSHPQYNDMIKEDLS; via the coding sequence ATGAAAGAAATATCAGATGAATTAGCCAAAGGTAAAAAATTAGGAGATGAAGTTGAAGTTGATGGAATACAGAATAGTCAATTGAGTTCTCCATCAGCAAGTGCTTTATATAAATTAAAATCATCTATAAAAAAAGAAATAAAAGATAGAAATAAAAAAGGATTATTACCAGAAGAAGCTATGCCTTCTGATTATCAAGCTCATCATATTGTACCTAAAGAAATGGAAATTTATTTTGGTAAAGCATTTGATGAATTAGGAATTAATTTAGATGAAGCATTTAATGGAACTATGCTTCCTCCTGTACACAAATTTGATGAAGTTGTAGAAAAAGCCAGAAATACCTTAAAAGATTCTGAAATTCCTGCTAATTTTTGGAATAGAGCCAAGTATCAGTCGCATCCTCAATATAATGACATGATAAAAGAAGATTTAAGTTAG
- a CDS encoding imm11 family protein gives MSYYLLRHEINEDDIYVNIEQQGPLELLSEGKTPRISKIYYQGKNSTDYISLGGFGVSYNAMSFFKKECGENVSFVPTVIYSKDTDDPLNIYLMKINIELDCIDYEKSELFVLSDKIIRGVDKMVLKTDINEDIFTIKNLSRIFINESLKDKMINYGLKGFEFVPIEKFTF, from the coding sequence ATGAGTTATTATTTGCTAAGACACGAGATTAACGAAGACGACATTTACGTTAATATTGAGCAACAGGGACCATTAGAATTATTGTCGGAAGGAAAAACTCCAAGAATCTCTAAGATATATTATCAAGGTAAAAATAGTACAGATTATATTTCACTTGGAGGTTTTGGAGTATCTTATAATGCTATGTCGTTTTTTAAAAAAGAATGTGGTGAAAATGTTAGTTTTGTTCCCACTGTAATATATAGCAAAGATACTGACGATCCATTAAATATTTACTTGATGAAGATAAACATTGAACTTGATTGCATAGATTACGAAAAATCGGAACTTTTCGTTTTAAGTGATAAGATAATAAGAGGAGTAGATAAAATGGTATTAAAAACTGATATTAATGAAGATATTTTTACTATTAAAAATCTTTCAAGAATATTTATAAATGAGAGTTTGAAAGATAAAATGATTAATTATGGCTTAAAAGGTTTTGAATTTGTTCCTATTGAAAAATTCACTTTTTAA